In Pedobacter sp. SL55, the following proteins share a genomic window:
- a CDS encoding SDR family NAD(P)-dependent oxidoreductase, producing the protein MRLKNKVAIVSGGARDIGRAVSLQLAKEGAKVVVNYFDSKEQADETLKLIEEAGGQGVAIQADMTKAAEVEALVAETRKAFGDEINVLVNVVGGLVARKTTAEMDEDFWDFVMNVNLKSVFLAVKSVSPFMPAGSSIVNFSSLAARDGGGPGASAYATSKGAVMTYTRALAKEFGPKGIRVNALAPGMIATTFHDTFTKSEVRTNVANATALKREGDAKEVADVVAYLASDESSFLTGNNIDINGGLAFS; encoded by the coding sequence ATGCGTTTAAAAAACAAAGTTGCGATAGTTTCTGGAGGTGCTAGAGACATAGGTAGAGCCGTTTCATTACAATTGGCTAAAGAAGGAGCTAAAGTGGTAGTAAACTATTTCGATAGTAAAGAGCAAGCAGATGAAACCTTAAAATTAATTGAAGAAGCGGGTGGTCAAGGTGTTGCCATACAGGCTGATATGACTAAAGCCGCAGAAGTTGAAGCTTTAGTAGCCGAAACTAGAAAAGCTTTTGGCGATGAAATTAACGTATTGGTAAATGTAGTTGGCGGTTTAGTAGCTCGTAAAACAACTGCCGAAATGGATGAAGATTTTTGGGATTTCGTAATGAACGTGAACTTGAAATCGGTGTTTTTAGCTGTGAAATCTGTTTCTCCTTTCATGCCAGCAGGTTCTTCAATTGTTAACTTCTCATCATTAGCTGCAAGAGATGGCGGTGGCCCGGGTGCAAGTGCTTATGCAACTTCTAAAGGTGCGGTAATGACTTATACTAGAGCCTTGGCTAAAGAATTTGGCCCTAAAGGTATCCGTGTAAATGCTTTGGCACCAGGTATGATTGCGACAACTTTCCACGATACTTTTACCAAATCTGAAGTTAGAACTAACGTAGCTAATGCCACAGCTTTGAAAAGAGAAGGCGATGCAAAAGAAGTTGCCGATGTGGTAGCTTATTTAGCTTCTGATGAGTCCAGTTTCTTAACCGGAAATAACATCGACATTAACGGTGGTTTAGCATTCTCTTAA
- a CDS encoding MFS transporter: protein MKVKGLRWWIIALIGLATVINYIDRSAINILWPYIYKEFGIADADNKTALALITTFFMIAYALGQTFTGKLMDAIGTRLGMTISIIGWSISIALHAFAKSLLSFNIFRFMLGFSEAGNWPGATKSNAEWFPAKERGIAQGIFGAGASLGSVVSAPIIAALYLIFGWKMTFVLIAVLGLIWVIPWLYINKTTPDKHPWLTEEERNHILGKKEDVATEVKEEAPALTWKELLKIRNTWGIITKQVFYRSSLVVVCNLAANILERAVHV from the coding sequence ATGAAAGTAAAAGGTTTAAGGTGGTGGATTATTGCGCTTATTGGACTGGCAACGGTAATTAATTACATAGATAGAAGCGCCATTAACATTCTTTGGCCTTACATCTACAAAGAATTTGGCATTGCCGATGCAGACAACAAAACTGCCTTGGCGTTAATTACCACCTTTTTCATGATTGCGTATGCGTTGGGACAGACTTTTACAGGTAAATTAATGGATGCCATTGGTACTCGTTTGGGTATGACTATCTCCATTATTGGATGGAGTATCTCTATCGCTTTGCATGCTTTTGCAAAATCATTATTGTCGTTCAATATTTTTAGGTTCATGCTAGGTTTTAGCGAAGCTGGAAACTGGCCAGGGGCAACCAAAAGCAATGCAGAGTGGTTCCCTGCAAAAGAAAGAGGAATTGCACAAGGTATTTTTGGTGCTGGTGCATCTTTAGGTTCGGTAGTGTCTGCTCCAATAATTGCAGCGTTGTATCTAATTTTCGGCTGGAAAATGACTTTTGTGCTCATTGCCGTTTTGGGCTTGATATGGGTTATTCCCTGGTTATACATCAACAAAACTACGCCAGATAAACATCCATGGCTTACCGAAGAAGAAAGAAATCATATTTTAGGCAAGAAAGAAGATGTAGCTACTGAGGTAAAAGAAGAAGCGCCTGCATTAACTTGGAAAGAACTTTTAAAAATAAGAAACACTTGGGGTATTATTACCAAGCAGGTTTTTTATCGATCCAGTTTGGTGGTTGTTTGTAACTTGGCTGCCAACATTCTTGAAAGAGCAGTTCATGTTTGA
- a CDS encoding chondroitinase-B domain-containing protein, whose protein sequence is MQKIFNIYLVMVAIAISALTEVGYAIRPFLSAKPITVANSSQLKRALATAKPGDSIILKDGVYEGKFVIEASASGTKNEPIVLTGGRNAILDAGSIETGYVLSLKANYWKLKGFTVKNGLKGIVADGANYNVIDGVFVTQLGEEGIHFRTFSKHNTVKNSEVTHTGKKRPGYGEAIYIGSAYSNWAKYTNGAPDKCDSNQVLNNKLGPFVTAECIDVKEGTTGGIIKGNTFEAQGITGENSADSWMDIKGNYYLIANNIGYNTQPSVLLDGYQVNCAYEGWGAYNIFKNNISNVNAEGYGINIKLKSSKGEAVGNEVYIDNKVLNAAKGITNIELTKK, encoded by the coding sequence ATGCAAAAAATCTTCAACATATATTTGGTTATGGTCGCTATTGCTATCTCAGCTTTAACTGAGGTGGGATATGCAATACGACCTTTTTTATCTGCTAAACCAATTACAGTAGCAAATAGCAGCCAATTAAAAAGAGCTTTGGCAACGGCTAAGCCCGGAGATTCTATCATTTTAAAAGATGGTGTTTACGAAGGTAAATTCGTAATTGAAGCGAGTGCAAGCGGAACAAAAAATGAACCTATTGTACTTACAGGAGGCAGAAATGCCATTTTAGACGCTGGCAGCATAGAAACAGGTTATGTGCTATCCTTAAAAGCCAATTACTGGAAATTAAAAGGTTTTACCGTTAAAAACGGTTTGAAAGGTATTGTTGCTGATGGTGCAAATTACAACGTGATTGATGGTGTTTTTGTTACCCAATTAGGAGAAGAGGGCATTCATTTCAGAACTTTTAGTAAACACAACACCGTTAAAAACTCTGAAGTAACGCATACAGGTAAAAAAAGACCGGGTTATGGCGAAGCCATTTACATCGGCTCTGCTTACAGCAACTGGGCAAAATACACTAACGGAGCACCAGATAAATGCGACTCGAACCAAGTGTTGAACAACAAATTGGGACCTTTTGTGACTGCCGAGTGCATCGATGTAAAAGAAGGTACAACAGGTGGAATAATCAAAGGAAATACTTTCGAAGCGCAAGGAATTACTGGCGAAAATAGTGCAGATAGTTGGATGGACATTAAAGGAAACTATTATCTGATAGCAAACAACATCGGGTACAATACACAACCCTCGGTTTTACTAGACGGCTACCAAGTGAACTGTGCTTACGAAGGCTGGGGTGCTTACAACATTTTTAAAAATAACATCAGTAATGTAAACGCTGAAGGCTACGGGATAAACATTAAACTTAAAAGTAGCAAGGGAGAAGCGGTAGGAAATGAGGTTTATATCGACAATAAAGTGTTGAACGCCGCAAAAGGTATTACAAATATCGAACTAACTAAAAAATAG
- a CDS encoding cupin domain-containing protein: MQSELFQIETETTWEDLGNGVQRKIYGYDDKIMLVKAKFEAGAIGPLHEHYHVQVTYVESGVFEMTIGDEKKIIRKGDGYYVPPHAVHGCVCVEPGILIDVFAPHREDFIK, translated from the coding sequence ATGCAAAGCGAATTATTTCAAATAGAAACAGAAACCACTTGGGAAGATTTAGGTAATGGCGTACAACGTAAAATCTACGGTTACGATGATAAAATTATGTTGGTAAAAGCAAAATTCGAAGCTGGTGCTATTGGCCCATTGCACGAGCACTACCACGTACAAGTTACTTATGTAGAAAGTGGCGTTTTCGAAATGACCATTGGCGATGAGAAAAAGATCATTAGAAAAGGAGATGGTTACTATGTGCCACCTCATGCAGTACACGGTTGCGTATGTGTAGAGCCAGGTATTTTAATTGATGTTTTCGCTCCTCACAGAGAAGATTTTATAAAGTAA
- a CDS encoding heparinase II/III domain-containing protein has protein sequence MNYLKKVVLVIFCAFFSLAVMAQTHPSLMLTKANVVAVRKGVATYPLLRQSYQTVKNVADKALAAPIIVPVPKDGGGGYTHEAHKKNYSNMLSAATAYQISGEKKYADYVKNVLLNYASQYQKWPLHPKSKNKADAGRIFWQCLNDFVWQIYTIQAYDLVYDALPASDRKTIETQLFAPILKFFTEDKREVFDKIHNHGTWNLAAVGISGYVLNKKEYVETAIKGSKKDGKTGYLAQIDQLFSPDGYYMEGPYYQRYALLPFVLFAKAINNYEPSRKIFEYRDKLLAKAIQTSLQTSYTDKTFFPINDAIKDKTYESIELVYGVDLAYADIKPEVDLLDIARQQGRVIVSDAGLKVAKDLAAGKAVPFKYQTLFIKDGAKGEDGGLGILRNGPNTDQQAVLLKAGSQGMGHGHFDRLNLLFYDNTTEIFPDYGSARFHNIDTKNGGGYLPENNTWAKQTVAHNALVVDQTSHFNGELAPADATSPSLLYFSNQPNLKVVSAKEAEAYADVTMVRTVATVKVDGLEKPLIIDVVQGLSANQHQYDLPFWYQGQLVNTSFPVSATTDGLKALGTENGYQHIWLNASNKLQNNTGLVGLITKNRFYTTHFASSNPLEIKLVTIGANDPEMNLVHSKAFMLRSSGSNQTFVSIVETHGEKDPVDETVTGAQASVSDVRILNSDEKQTAISFMLNGKTHNYQINYTDKQNYVYFR, from the coding sequence ATGAACTACTTAAAAAAAGTGGTATTAGTAATCTTTTGTGCCTTTTTTAGCCTAGCGGTAATGGCTCAAACACATCCAAGCTTAATGCTTACCAAAGCAAATGTAGTGGCTGTGCGTAAAGGAGTAGCTACTTATCCGCTTTTGCGCCAATCTTACCAAACGGTTAAAAATGTAGCAGATAAAGCTTTGGCAGCGCCGATAATAGTGCCTGTGCCTAAAGATGGCGGCGGCGGTTACACCCACGAAGCACACAAAAAAAACTACAGTAATATGTTAAGCGCTGCAACTGCTTATCAAATATCTGGAGAAAAAAAATACGCAGACTATGTAAAAAATGTATTGTTAAATTATGCTTCGCAGTACCAAAAATGGCCATTACACCCAAAAAGTAAAAACAAAGCAGATGCAGGACGTATTTTTTGGCAGTGCTTAAATGATTTTGTATGGCAAATTTACACCATCCAAGCTTATGATTTGGTGTATGATGCTTTGCCAGCTTCGGATAGGAAAACTATTGAAACGCAGCTTTTTGCACCTATCTTAAAGTTTTTTACGGAAGATAAGCGAGAGGTTTTTGATAAAATCCACAATCATGGCACGTGGAATTTGGCTGCGGTAGGTATTAGTGGTTATGTATTGAATAAAAAAGAGTATGTAGAAACTGCCATTAAAGGTTCTAAAAAAGATGGAAAAACAGGCTATTTAGCACAAATAGATCAACTGTTTTCGCCTGATGGTTATTACATGGAAGGTCCTTACTATCAGCGTTATGCTTTGTTACCTTTTGTGCTGTTTGCAAAAGCGATTAACAATTATGAACCATCACGTAAAATTTTCGAATATCGCGACAAGTTACTTGCTAAGGCTATCCAAACTTCGTTACAAACTTCATATACCGATAAAACTTTCTTTCCAATTAACGATGCCATTAAGGACAAAACTTATGAATCAATTGAATTGGTATACGGGGTAGATTTAGCCTACGCTGATATTAAACCAGAGGTTGATTTGCTGGATATCGCAAGGCAGCAAGGTCGTGTAATTGTTTCTGATGCGGGCTTAAAGGTTGCTAAAGACTTAGCGGCGGGTAAAGCGGTGCCTTTCAAATACCAAACTTTGTTTATTAAAGATGGTGCAAAAGGAGAGGATGGCGGTTTAGGGATTTTACGTAACGGGCCAAATACAGACCAACAAGCGGTATTGTTAAAAGCAGGTTCGCAAGGTATGGGGCATGGACATTTCGACCGTTTAAACCTTTTGTTTTATGACAATACCACAGAAATTTTTCCAGATTATGGTTCGGCAAGATTTCATAACATTGATACTAAAAACGGAGGTGGATACTTGCCCGAAAATAATACTTGGGCCAAACAAACCGTGGCTCATAATGCTTTGGTGGTAGATCAAACTTCTCATTTTAATGGGGAGCTAGCACCAGCAGATGCTACCAGTCCGAGTTTGCTTTATTTCTCTAATCAGCCAAATTTAAAAGTGGTAAGTGCTAAAGAAGCTGAAGCTTATGCAGATGTAACGATGGTTAGAACTGTGGCAACGGTAAAGGTAGATGGTTTAGAGAAACCTTTGATTATCGATGTGGTACAGGGTTTGTCGGCCAACCAACATCAATACGATTTGCCATTTTGGTATCAAGGCCAATTGGTAAACACGTCGTTTCCTGTAAGTGCAACTACCGATGGTTTGAAGGCATTAGGTACAGAAAATGGTTACCAACACATTTGGTTAAATGCCAGCAATAAGCTGCAAAATAATACAGGCTTGGTGGGTTTAATAACTAAGAATCGTTTTTATACTACACATTTCGCGTCTAGTAATCCCTTAGAGATAAAGCTTGTCACTATTGGAGCAAACGACCCAGAAATGAACTTGGTACATAGTAAAGCTTTTATGTTACGTAGTAGTGGCAGCAACCAAACTTTTGTCAGCATTGTAGAAACTCACGGCGAAAAAGACCCGGTTGATGAGACGGTAACAGGAGCGCAAGCCTCGGTAAGCGATGTAAGAATTTTAAATTCCGATGAGAAGCAAACGGCAATTAGCTTCATGTTGAACGGTAAAACGCACAACTACCAAATTAACTATACAGATAAACAGAACTACGTATACTTTAGATAA
- a CDS encoding FadR/GntR family transcriptional regulator, which produces MKSLIENITAIQVESPIDKIIGQLKQLIVSGQLKPGDRLPAERVLSERFGVGRSYIREAILKLEFYGLLRTNPQSGTYVAGLSINVIDNIISDIIKFNKDDFNALIEARYHLELNAVKLAAERRTEEDLESIKAAMIEYENKASSGGDAVEEDMVFHIKVAKATKNSVIESMILILVPDLIKNIVQNKICGDNRAKTAIEEHRMIYAAIELQDMAKAEEAMASHLDEIWQISKAGFAAQSIINKVEV; this is translated from the coding sequence ATGAAGTCATTGATAGAGAACATAACAGCCATACAAGTAGAATCACCTATTGATAAAATTATAGGTCAGCTAAAGCAACTGATTGTTTCTGGGCAGCTAAAACCTGGCGATAGATTGCCCGCAGAACGCGTACTTTCTGAGCGTTTTGGCGTGGGCAGAAGCTACATCCGCGAAGCAATCTTGAAATTAGAGTTTTACGGATTGTTGAGAACCAACCCACAAAGCGGTACTTATGTAGCCGGTTTAAGCATTAACGTAATAGATAATATCATTTCAGATATCATCAAATTTAATAAAGATGATTTTAATGCCTTAATTGAAGCTCGTTACCATTTAGAATTAAACGCGGTTAAATTGGCTGCAGAGCGTAGAACTGAAGAAGATTTAGAGAGCATTAAGGCTGCAATGATAGAGTATGAAAATAAAGCCAGTTCTGGTGGAGATGCGGTAGAAGAGGATATGGTTTTTCACATTAAAGTGGCTAAAGCAACTAAAAACTCGGTAATAGAATCTATGATTTTAATCTTAGTTCCAGACTTGATTAAGAACATTGTACAGAATAAAATATGTGGAGATAACAGAGCTAAAACAGCAATAGAAGAACACAGAATGATTTATGCCGCTATAGAATTGCAAGATATGGCCAAAGCCGAAGAGGCAATGGCAAGCCACCTTGACGAGATATGGCAAATTAGTAAAGCAGGTTTTGCTGCACAAAGCATCATCAATAAAGTAGAAGTATAA
- a CDS encoding sialate O-acetylesterase — protein sequence MNKHLKVLLALGLLLAISADVMAKVRLPQIFGSNMVLQRDKPIALWGWADVGEKVTAKFKGSNYTTKANAQGKWQIEMKAAPAGGPYMLTINELSLESILLGDVFLCSGQSNMAFMLMKADGGEKDIANADNQNIRIFNVNRDIEFQPLEDLTKKTPWQVAAPASVGKFSAVAYYMGRKLQKELNVPIGLVSSAYGGTVIEGFISTPSLDTIQRLKPVLNQIGDKNQKQYIAAKVVELEKIHGKLNQYTKTEVLWDTIKPVIPAYSKQWAIMKLPTLWEQAGLPNVDGVIWFYKELSLSSADIQKDAFLSLGRIADQSVVFFNDVKLGSSPDSRDLIREFTISKDLLKVGTNKIVVRVANKGRNGGIWGPQSKMFFKAGNNKIAIDGNWAYKIQEINIAVHPNDVSSSIYNAMINPLKSLQYKAVIWYQGESNANWADEYEGLMKSLIKDWRKNFNQPQLPFVIVQLPNYKKVQNLPEVNSTWALLREGQEKASHLPNAGLVNIIDLGLANDIHPTDKFPVGERVAAKVQQLVYGQNVAADGPIFKAMKIENGKAIISFNNAEGLAVNKNAQRSNFIIAAKDKKFVWAQAKIVGNTVEVWSEDVKEPVAVRYAWADNPGDNYLTNSNGLPMRPFRTDNWKIDLEIIPR from the coding sequence ATGAATAAACACTTAAAAGTATTACTAGCGTTAGGTTTGCTTTTAGCCATCTCGGCTGATGTAATGGCTAAAGTAAGATTGCCTCAAATCTTTGGAAGTAATATGGTTTTGCAACGCGACAAGCCCATCGCTTTGTGGGGTTGGGCTGATGTTGGAGAAAAAGTAACTGCTAAATTTAAAGGTAGTAACTACACCACTAAAGCAAATGCGCAGGGTAAATGGCAAATTGAAATGAAAGCGGCACCAGCCGGAGGTCCTTACATGCTTACCATTAACGAGCTTAGCCTAGAGAGCATACTTTTGGGCGATGTTTTTTTGTGTAGCGGTCAAAGTAATATGGCTTTTATGCTAATGAAAGCCGATGGGGGAGAAAAAGACATTGCAAATGCTGACAATCAGAACATTCGAATTTTTAACGTTAACAGAGATATCGAATTTCAACCGTTGGAAGATTTAACAAAGAAAACGCCTTGGCAAGTTGCAGCTCCGGCTTCGGTAGGTAAATTTTCTGCGGTGGCCTACTATATGGGGCGTAAACTACAAAAAGAACTAAATGTACCCATAGGTTTAGTAAGCAGCGCCTATGGCGGTACCGTCATCGAAGGTTTCATTAGTACGCCATCGTTAGATACTATTCAAAGGCTAAAGCCCGTACTTAACCAAATTGGCGATAAAAACCAGAAGCAATATATCGCTGCAAAAGTTGTAGAGCTAGAAAAAATACATGGTAAGCTAAATCAGTACACTAAAACCGAAGTGCTTTGGGATACTATTAAACCGGTTATTCCTGCTTACTCAAAACAATGGGCAATAATGAAATTGCCAACATTGTGGGAACAAGCTGGTTTGCCTAACGTAGATGGTGTAATTTGGTTCTATAAGGAATTGAGTTTAAGTAGTGCCGATATTCAAAAAGATGCTTTCTTGAGTTTGGGAAGAATTGCAGATCAAAGTGTGGTTTTCTTTAACGACGTAAAACTAGGCTCATCGCCAGATAGTAGAGATTTAATTAGAGAGTTTACCATTTCCAAAGACTTGCTAAAAGTAGGAACAAATAAAATCGTGGTTCGTGTTGCTAACAAAGGTAGAAATGGCGGTATTTGGGGCCCACAAAGTAAAATGTTCTTCAAAGCTGGCAATAATAAAATCGCTATCGATGGCAATTGGGCTTACAAAATTCAGGAGATTAACATCGCTGTGCATCCAAATGATGTTTCTTCGTCCATCTATAACGCCATGATTAACCCTTTGAAAAGTTTGCAGTACAAAGCGGTAATTTGGTATCAGGGAGAAAGCAACGCCAACTGGGCAGATGAATACGAAGGTTTAATGAAAAGCTTGATTAAAGATTGGAGAAAGAACTTTAACCAGCCACAATTGCCCTTTGTAATTGTGCAGTTGCCTAACTATAAAAAAGTACAAAATTTGCCAGAAGTAAATTCAACTTGGGCTTTATTAAGAGAAGGGCAAGAAAAGGCTTCGCATTTGCCAAATGCTGGTTTAGTAAATATTATCGACTTAGGTTTAGCAAATGATATTCATCCAACAGATAAATTTCCGGTAGGCGAACGTGTGGCGGCTAAAGTGCAACAGTTAGTTTACGGACAAAATGTAGCAGCCGATGGGCCTATTTTTAAAGCAATGAAAATAGAAAACGGCAAAGCCATCATCTCATTTAATAATGCCGAAGGTTTAGCTGTTAACAAAAATGCACAGCGTTCCAACTTTATTATTGCTGCAAAAGATAAAAAGTTTGTTTGGGCACAAGCTAAAATAGTAGGAAATACAGTAGAAGTTTGGAGCGAAGATGTGAAAGAGCCTGTAGCTGTGCGCTATGCTTGGGCCGATAATCCGGGCGATAATTATTTAACTAACAGCAATGGGCTGCCTATGCGCCCTTTTAGAACAGATAATTGGAAGATTGATTTGGAAATAATTCCAAGATAA
- a CDS encoding beta strand repeat-containing protein → MQNGSGAQRTIIANTDILVVDGTNIGGATVATGTALIHLNSATTAQLKLINGASVNLVRVASSNGTLTIANNTVGEAGLIIDATSTLQLNNNAYVGNIYIDFPTSTGSIAGTVRLIQGGSTVASSSPRLTSRTLGAVVFLAGSTLSYDNTLSYPFGTIGVNASNSANGSFIFESGSTLIHKGPFNPFGNSSTATLINLKSGSNFVLEAANVANMFNNKSLGNVIVRNNTNVTLTENFSNIENLTVEAGSAFYIRTTSVSPISGNILNNGIFGAAAGVTTSQLLLSGTTPQTISGSGTFADLGAISIGTDASVTLSRSLNLVGSSTSSVAGTLNLGTQVLTGSGGFVARGKYANVITGATVNSGSAVITLPVASYGSAGVALGVLVQGAGIPANSYIVGTNSGASQFTISNVATANGTEVTLSSNTHLITSNGAGIDGSITLAGSKSYGSGTNYTFNAATITPFTTNSSNALGDVTFNAAATTNKGITIDGKLTLNNAKLTIREGDEVTMATTGSFGGTFNSSAYMATTANATTGAVGTLKVSGLTATTLIPVGTTGNYSPVTLTPTTASDFEINVFAGATANATPNGTALTAAQKLRMVDAVWSINRTAGTGNVDVTLGWENALEGADFSAFTNAQIGVAAYNGSSFGMFTGTGNAAANTATLTTSVFSPFVVGEANTTLPLTLISFTAKESLNSVKLAWQTTDEVNLKNYVLQHRKGNSFEDIYTVAANNRAGIFNYSYTHLNPTAGTNYYRLVGVDFDGSKQTSNPIPVIVTLGNEVTVYPNPVTQKNISVSGAIKGDVIRILNIQGQVMATKAASGNQVEEIEVQNFQAGTYILSIENAGKVTATKKLIKI, encoded by the coding sequence ATGCAAAATGGTTCGGGAGCACAACGAACTATTATAGCCAATACAGACATTTTAGTGGTAGATGGTACCAATATTGGTGGTGCAACTGTGGCCACAGGCACAGCCTTAATTCACCTTAATTCGGCAACTACTGCCCAGCTTAAACTAATTAATGGTGCTTCGGTAAATTTGGTAAGGGTTGCCAGTTCAAACGGAACACTTACTATAGCCAACAATACTGTGGGCGAGGCAGGTTTAATTATCGATGCCACTTCGACACTGCAGTTAAATAACAATGCTTATGTGGGCAATATCTATATCGATTTTCCAACATCTACGGGTAGTATAGCGGGTACAGTTAGGCTTATCCAGGGTGGTTCTACGGTAGCTAGTTCTAGTCCAAGATTAACTAGCCGTACCCTAGGTGCAGTTGTATTTTTAGCAGGTTCAACTTTATCATACGATAATACTTTAAGTTATCCTTTTGGCACCATTGGTGTAAATGCAAGCAATTCGGCAAATGGTTCTTTTATCTTCGAAAGCGGTTCCACCTTGATACATAAAGGGCCTTTTAATCCCTTTGGTAACAGTTCTACAGCAACTTTAATTAACTTAAAATCAGGTAGTAATTTTGTTTTGGAAGCGGCAAACGTGGCTAATATGTTTAATAACAAATCTTTAGGTAATGTAATTGTTAGAAACAATACTAACGTTACATTAACAGAAAATTTTAGCAATATCGAAAACTTGACGGTAGAAGCTGGTTCGGCGTTTTACATTAGAACTACTTCTGTTTCTCCAATATCAGGCAATATCTTAAACAATGGTATTTTTGGTGCGGCAGCAGGGGTAACTACTTCACAATTGCTTTTAAGCGGAACTACTCCTCAAACTATTTCTGGTAGCGGTACTTTTGCAGATTTAGGTGCAATTTCAATTGGTACAGATGCTAGCGTAACCTTAAGCAGATCGCTTAATTTGGTAGGTTCATCTACTTCTTCTGTTGCTGGTACACTTAATTTGGGTACTCAAGTTTTAACAGGCTCTGGTGGGTTTGTAGCTAGAGGAAAATATGCTAACGTAATTACAGGTGCTACAGTTAATTCCGGAAGTGCAGTAATTACTTTACCCGTAGCTAGTTATGGAAGTGCGGGTGTGGCATTGGGCGTTTTGGTGCAAGGAGCGGGTATTCCAGCTAATTCTTATATTGTGGGCACAAATTCTGGAGCATCGCAATTTACTATTTCTAATGTGGCAACGGCTAACGGAACAGAAGTAACATTAAGTTCAAATACACATTTGATTACTTCAAATGGTGCAGGAATTGATGGTAGTATCACGTTAGCAGGTAGTAAATCTTACGGCAGCGGAACAAATTATACTTTTAATGCTGCAACAATTACACCTTTTACCACTAATAGTAGTAATGCTCTTGGCGATGTAACTTTTAATGCTGCCGCCACAACAAACAAGGGCATTACCATTGATGGTAAACTAACTTTAAACAATGCTAAGTTAACCATTCGTGAGGGAGATGAGGTAACAATGGCAACAACAGGTTCTTTTGGGGGTACATTTAATTCTTCTGCCTATATGGCAACCACAGCTAACGCAACAACTGGTGCGGTAGGTACGTTAAAAGTAAGCGGTTTAACAGCTACTACATTAATCCCGGTAGGTACAACAGGTAATTACAGCCCTGTTACTTTAACTCCAACCACAGCCTCAGATTTCGAAATCAACGTGTTTGCAGGTGCAACCGCTAATGCTACGCCAAACGGAACTGCGTTAACAGCGGCTCAAAAACTAAGAATGGTAGATGCCGTTTGGAGCATTAACCGTACTGCTGGTACTGGTAATGTAGATGTAACCTTAGGATGGGAAAATGCGTTAGAAGGTGCTGATTTTTCAGCGTTTACAAATGCTCAAATTGGAGTTGCAGCTTACAACGGTAGTAGTTTTGGTATGTTCACCGGTACTGGAAATGCCGCAGCAAATACAGCTACGCTAACTACCAGTGTATTTTCGCCATTTGTAGTAGGCGAAGCTAACACAACTTTGCCTTTAACCTTAATCAGTTTTACTGCCAAAGAAAGCTTAAACAGCGTAAAGTTGGCTTGGCAAACTACCGATGAAGTGAATTTAAAAAACTATGTGCTGCAACACCGTAAAGGGAACAGTTTCGAAGATATTTATACCGTTGCTGCCAACAATAGAGCAGGCATATTTAATTACAGCTATACGCATTTAAACCCAACGGCAGGTACAAACTATTATCGTTTGGTAGGAGTAGATTTTGATGGTTCAAAGCAAACCTCCAATCCAATTCCGGTAATTGTTACGTTGGGTAATGAGGTAACGGTATATCCAAATCCGGTAACACAAAAAAATATTAGTGTTTCTGGTGCAATAAAGGGAGATGTGATCAGGATTTTAAATATACAAGGGCAAGTGATGGCTACCAAAGCTGCTAGTGGAAATCAGGTAGAAGAAATAGAGGTTCAAAATTTCCAAGCCGGAACTTATATATTATCGATTGAAAACGCTGGAAAAGTTACCGCAACTAAGAAGTTGATTAAAATTTAA